AATAGTAGGTATAAATTAGTTGGAAAATAGATTTCTTCTGGATGATAGTGATAAGGTTTATGAATAGATTAGGTAAATAGATTTTTTTAATTATATTTGGGAAAAATTTAAATTGACTTTTTCGATAGAAAACTCGACCCCATTAACGGATAAGGGGTTAAATTTATTTTATAGAAGTTTTTATTAGAATGATATATTAGAATGATATACTAAATCAAATTAGAAAATTATAATATGTTGTATCACTAATTTTGATTTTTTTTATATTTAAAAATTAAACGGATAATTCAATTTTTCTTCTTATTTTTTCAATTTCCAGGGAAAATTGTTTATCATTTTTTATTTTCTTTTCAATATTTTGGCAAGCATGAATTACTGTACTATGATCCCTTCCGCCAAAATGCAACCCGATAGTTTTCAATGCATAATTTGTTAATTCTTTAGAAAGAAACATAGATAATTGTCTTGCTAATACAATCTCTTTTTTTCTGGTTTTTGCTCTTATTAAATCTTCTTTAATCTTGAAATAATCACAAATAATACGTTGAATCATTTCGATAGTTAAAGGGGTATTTTTTTTCTTAATGAAGTCTCTTAATACCCGTTTTGCTAGATCCAAAGAAATGTCCTCACCATTAAGTGATGCGTGAGCAAGTAGTTTTATCAAGGCGCCTTCTAGTTCCCTGATATTTGAAGTAATGTTAGTTGCGATAAATACGATAATATCATTATCAATTTGAATATTATCTTGTTCCGCTTTTTTTTGTAAAATAGCCATCCTGGTTTCAAAATCAGGAACCTGAACATCTACGATTAATCCGGATGTAAAACGAGAAATGAGTCTTTCTTCCAGTCCTTTAAGTTCGGAGGGAGGTCGATCACAGGATAATACGATTTGCTTGCCTTTTTGTTGAAGCTCATTAAAAGTATGAAAAAATTCTTCCTGGGTTCTTTCCTTGCTTGTAAAAAATTGGATATCATCAACTAATAGCAGATCAACGCTTCGGTATAGTTTACTGAATTTTGTTGTACTATTATTTTGAATTGAAGTAATAAAATCTAAAGTGAATTTTTCACTGGAAATATATAGAATTCTATGTGCTTTGCCATTCTCAACAGCAAAGTTACCAATTGCTTGGGTAAGGTGTGTTTTTCCCAAC
This is a stretch of genomic DNA from candidate division KSB1 bacterium. It encodes these proteins:
- the dnaA gene encoding chromosomal replication initiator protein DnaA; this translates as MPEVYESIEETWNKCLVKIEKKIPPQTFSTWFKPIVPLRIHDSKLVIQVPSRFHYEWIEEHYKDLFNNVFLDVFGFVPSINYTIALIENSFPGVNNYQEKPTITNELSLPTNTRLNDRYTFDNFVEGNSNQFAKAASLAVAEAPGKTTFNPLLIYGGVGLGKTHLTQAIGNFAVENGKAHRILYISSEKFTLDFITSIQNNSTTKFSKLYRSVDLLLVDDIQFFTSKERTQEEFFHTFNELQQKGKQIVLSCDRPPSELKGLEERLISRFTSGLIVDVQVPDFETRMAILQKKAEQDNIQIDNDIIVFIATNITSNIRELEGALIKLLAHASLNGEDISLDLAKRVLRDFIKKKNTPLTIEMIQRIICDYFKIKEDLIRAKTRKKEIVLARQLSMFLSKELTNYALKTIGLHFGGRDHSTVIHACQNIEKKIKNDKQFSLEIEKIRRKIELSV